From one Eucalyptus grandis isolate ANBG69807.140 chromosome 9, ASM1654582v1, whole genome shotgun sequence genomic stretch:
- the LOC104418239 gene encoding LOW QUALITY PROTEIN: L-ascorbate oxidase (The sequence of the model RefSeq protein was modified relative to this genomic sequence to represent the inferred CDS: substituted 1 base at 1 genomic stop codon): MSRLIALFLCVLATMALAEARIRRYKWDVKYEFKSPDCYKKLVITINGRSPGPSILAQQGDVVVVEVTNGLVTENLAIHWHGIRQIGSPWSDGTEGVTQCPILPGDTFTYRFVVDRPGTYLYHAHYGMQRVAGLYGSIRVSLPDGMAEPFAYDYDKSIILNDWYHKSTYEQAAGLSSIPFGWVGEPQSLLIQGRGKFSCSKLASPTLDPTACNATSSECLPYVLTVIPGKTYRLRISSMTALSALSFQIEGHNMTIVEADGHYVEPIVAQNLFIYSGETYSVLIKMDQEPSRNYWIMTNIVSRNATATTPPGLATLNYYPNHPKRVPPTGPPAGPIWNDVAPRLAQSLAIKARQGYIHTPPPKSDRVIVFLNTQNKIDGYFHWSVNNVSFTLPHTPYLIALKENLHHVFDQSPPPDRLRDFTNYDIYRVANNTNATSSNAIYRLKFNTTVDIILQNANTLTANTSETHPWHLHGHDFWVLGYGTGKFDANNDLKKYNLVNPIKKNTVAVHPYGWTALXFVADNPGVWFFHCHIEPHLYMGMGVVFEEGVERVGKLPSEIMGCGETKGFKRP, translated from the exons atgagtcgattgatcgcatTGTTTCTATGTGTTTTGGCGACGATGGCATTGGCAGAGGCTAGAATTCGTCGCTACAAATGGGACGTGAAGTACGAGTTCAAGTCGCCAGACTGCTACAAGAAGCTGGTCATCACCATCAACGGAAGGTCCCCAGGCCCATCCATCCTTGCTCAACAAGGCGACGTCGTCGTCGTGGAAGTTACCAATGGCTTGGTGACGGAGAATTTGGCGATCCATTGGCATGGAATCCGACAG ATCGGAAGTCCATGGAGTGATGGAACCGAGGGCGTGACTCAATGCCCCATTTTGCCTGGAGACACTTTTACCTACCGTTTTGTCGTTGACCG TCCCGGAACGTACTTGTATCACGCGCATTATGGGATGCAAAGAGTGGCCGGACTGTACGGATCAATCCGGGTTTCGCTGCCGGACGGCATGGCTGAGCCGTTCGCTTACGACTACGACAAGAGCATCATCCTCAATGACTGGTACCACAAGAGCACTTATGAGCAAGCTGCTGGCTTATCCTCCATTCCCTTCGGTTGGGTTGGGGAGCCTCAG TCGCTACTAATTCAAGGAAGGGGAAAGTTCAGTTGCTCCAAATTGGCCTCTCCAACCTTAGATCCCACGGCTTGCAATGCGACCAGTTCCGAATGTTTGCCTTATGTACTGACAGTCATCCCCGGTAAAACGTATCGCCTCAGGATTTCAAGCATGACTGCTCTATCTGCTCTCAGCTTTCAAATTGAG GGTCACAACATGACTATAGTTGAAGCAGACGGGCACTATGTAGAGCCTATCGTGGCACAAAATCTGTTCATCTACTCGGGGGAGACATACTCCGTCTTGATCAAAATGGATCAAGAACCATCTAGAAATTACTGGATCATGACCAACATCGTTAGCCGCAATGCCACTGCCACAACCCCTCCTGGCCTGGCCACCCTCAATTACTACCCCAACCACCCGAAGCGGGTCCCACCCACGGGTCCGCCTGCTGGCCCAATCTGGAATGATGTCGCGCCACGATTGGCTCAAAGCCTAGCGATCAAAGCCCGCCAGGGATACATCCACACTCCACCGCCCAAGTCAGACCGAGTGATTGTGTTCCTCAACACGCAGAACAAGATCGATGGTTACTTTCATTGGTCCGTGAACAACGTGTCGTTCACGCTCCCGCATACACCATACCTGATCGCCCTTAAGGAGAATCTCCACCACGTGTTCGATCAAAGCCCTCCGCCCGATCGGCTACGCGACTTCACGAACTATGACATCTACCGTGTCGCGAACAACACCAATGCTACCTCTAGCAATGCAATCTATAGACTAAAGTTCAACACTACAGTGGACATCATattgcaaaatgcaaatactcTGACCGCAAACACCAGCGAGACACACCCGTGGCACCTCCATGGTCACGATTTCTGGGTCCTCGGGTACGGGACAGGGAAATTCGACGCTAACAACGACCTGAAGAAGTACAATTTGGTGAACCCGATCAAGAAGAACACAGTGGCAGTCCATCCTTACGGGTGGACCGCCCTCTGATTTGTGGCGGATAATCCGGGCGTTTGGTTTTTCCATTGCCATATAGAGCCTCATCTTTATATGGGCATGGGCGTGGTGTTTGAAGAAGGTGTCGAAAGGGTGGGCAAGTTGCCATCAGAGATCATGGGATGCGGTGAGACAAAAGGCTTCAAGAGACCGTAA